One stretch of Balneola sp. MJW-20 DNA includes these proteins:
- a CDS encoding serine hydrolase domain-containing protein translates to MIPETVNDTTPGLVVGVVQNGKLVFQKGYGLANLNYDMPNDPEMVYNIGSVTKQFLGYAFAMQHVAGTLDLDDPVSDYLEDWPEFDEEVTLRNLLNHSSGYREAYTMSTLAGRVIGVDRLSQEDALEVVRRQPELEFSPDSRYTYNSTAWVILAEIFEIAAGESAAEWVDKNILDALDMDDTQIETYVGQPIKNAAESYSYNEQTGYTNEKSNRAIFGAADVFMNVPDAARWIDNFRTAKVGGSEVMEVFLEPNILTSGNNSGYALGIGVGEYRGLRRYRHTGGHAAFGTQLSYYPDHDLGIFIVSNFNRAWLSSEAIAELILGEYMEPVVNYDEEKVALDEELLSSMTGRYINEDRNDFIDLRTEGGNLVSDSGAELIPVSQSEFRINGSDSRFYSDTSEDGTMTFTVDNTDGIRVFSRMEVWEPDRNSLEAYAGQYISDEIDSIMRFEVNEEETLVAEHRWLGAATLNPLARDIFQADNGLMVEFIRDGRGIVSGFFVNSGRTLNVWFGKE, encoded by the coding sequence ATGATCCCGGAAACGGTAAATGATACCACACCGGGACTGGTGGTTGGAGTGGTACAGAATGGAAAACTGGTATTTCAGAAAGGATACGGACTGGCAAATCTGAATTATGATATGCCCAATGATCCGGAAATGGTATACAACATTGGTTCAGTGACCAAGCAGTTTCTGGGTTATGCATTTGCCATGCAGCACGTGGCAGGTACGCTTGATCTCGATGATCCGGTAAGTGACTATCTGGAGGACTGGCCTGAATTTGATGAGGAAGTTACTCTACGGAACCTGCTGAACCATAGCAGTGGATACCGGGAAGCCTACACCATGTCGACACTGGCCGGAAGAGTGATCGGTGTAGACCGGCTGTCTCAAGAAGATGCTCTTGAAGTGGTACGCCGCCAGCCGGAACTGGAGTTCTCGCCTGACTCAAGGTACACATATAACTCCACTGCCTGGGTTATTCTGGCTGAGATATTCGAGATTGCTGCCGGGGAGTCCGCAGCCGAGTGGGTAGATAAGAATATTCTGGATGCGCTGGATATGGATGACACTCAGATCGAAACCTACGTGGGTCAGCCAATTAAAAATGCTGCTGAATCCTATTCTTATAATGAACAAACAGGTTACACCAATGAAAAAAGTAATCGTGCTATATTCGGAGCAGCTGATGTCTTTATGAATGTACCGGATGCGGCCCGATGGATTGATAATTTCCGTACAGCAAAAGTTGGGGGTTCAGAAGTGATGGAGGTTTTCCTGGAACCGAATATACTCACAAGCGGCAATAACTCGGGATACGCTCTGGGAATTGGAGTTGGAGAATATCGTGGCTTAAGGCGATATCGTCATACCGGCGGACATGCAGCTTTCGGAACACAGCTGAGTTATTACCCGGACCATGATCTGGGGATCTTTATTGTATCAAATTTCAACCGTGCCTGGTTGTCATCTGAGGCAATAGCGGAACTGATCCTGGGTGAGTACATGGAGCCCGTAGTTAATTATGACGAAGAAAAAGTCGCCCTCGACGAGGAACTGCTTTCCTCTATGACCGGAAGATACATCAATGAGGATCGGAATGATTTTATTGATCTGCGTACAGAAGGGGGGAACCTGGTATCCGATAGTGGTGCTGAACTGATCCCGGTATCTCAATCTGAGTTCCGGATCAACGGAAGTGATAGCAGGTTTTATTCAGATACATCAGAGGATGGAACTATGACCTTTACAGTAGACAATACAGACGGCATCCGGGTATTTAGCAGAATGGAAGTTTGGGAACCGGATAGAAATTCACTGGAAGCATATGCTGGTCAATATATAAGTGATGAGATCGATTCCATAATGCGGTTTGAAGTCAACGAGGAGGAGACCCTCGTTGCTGAACACCGCTGGCTGGGAGCAGCAACACTGAATCCGTTGGCCAGAGATATTTTTCAGGCTGATAATGGTCTGATGGTCGAGTTTATTCGAGACGGAAGAGGTATAGTTAGCGGGTTTTTTGTTAACAGTGGTCGTACTCTGAATGTGTGGTTTGGGAAGGAATAG
- a CDS encoding serine hydrolase domain-containing protein — translation MRYSTSSLSLFFFCAFSFSVYAQTTSVKQTPPMTTAAPAAEGMSDERLRLIDKMAVDAIESGQVPGMVALVARNGKIVYHKAFGSATADGSRPQRKDDIFRIASQSKAITSTAVMMLWEQGLFNLDEPIANYISEFADAQVLDSFNEEDSSYTTVPTETPITIRHLITHTSGIGYGIIDGDDRIRKIYQKAGITDLYTLDDVTIEENIKMLAKLPLHHEPGEKFTYSEGLDVLGYFIEVISGQPFDEYLREHIFDPLDMDDTWFYLPEGMESRLTEVQTKNESGEWITYTGTKYYDSSYPVNGARTFFSGGAGLSSTVEDYAKFLQMYLNKGEYNGIRLLSRKTVDYMMTNQIGDLLGNGQGAYGLAFGLETDLGNIRSGVSVGTFSWGGYFNTSYWADPQEQLIGIIMKQTRGNYGDQSSGKFGVLVRSAVDD, via the coding sequence ATGAGATACAGCACTTCCTCCCTTTCCTTATTCTTTTTCTGCGCTTTTTCATTTTCGGTATACGCACAGACTACGTCAGTAAAACAAACCCCGCCAATGACCACAGCCGCTCCGGCTGCGGAAGGAATGTCGGACGAAAGACTTCGCCTGATCGATAAGATGGCGGTTGATGCCATTGAATCAGGACAAGTGCCGGGTATGGTGGCATTGGTCGCCCGAAACGGAAAGATAGTCTATCACAAAGCTTTTGGATCGGCGACTGCCGACGGGTCTCGCCCTCAGCGAAAGGATGACATTTTTCGAATCGCTTCACAGTCTAAGGCCATCACTTCAACGGCGGTGATGATGCTGTGGGAGCAGGGACTCTTTAATCTGGACGAACCCATCGCGAATTATATCTCTGAATTTGCAGATGCTCAGGTACTGGACTCTTTCAATGAGGAGGATTCATCCTATACTACGGTGCCGACAGAGACACCCATTACTATTCGACACCTGATCACTCATACCTCGGGAATCGGGTACGGCATCATTGATGGCGACGACCGGATCCGGAAGATCTATCAGAAAGCGGGCATCACTGACTTGTACACATTGGATGATGTGACCATAGAAGAGAATATAAAGATGCTGGCTAAGCTTCCGCTTCATCATGAACCCGGTGAAAAATTCACATACAGCGAGGGACTTGATGTGCTAGGATACTTCATTGAAGTAATATCAGGTCAGCCATTCGATGAATATCTGCGGGAGCATATCTTTGATCCCCTTGATATGGATGATACCTGGTTTTATCTGCCTGAAGGAATGGAAAGTCGCTTAACAGAAGTTCAGACCAAAAATGAATCCGGCGAGTGGATCACCTACACAGGAACTAAATACTATGACTCATCATATCCGGTGAACGGGGCTCGGACCTTCTTTTCAGGGGGTGCAGGACTCAGCAGCACGGTTGAGGATTACGCCAAATTCCTGCAAATGTATCTGAATAAAGGGGAGTATAACGGTATTCGTCTGCTTAGCAGGAAGACGGTCGATTACATGATGACTAATCAGATCGGTGATTTATTAGGCAACGGTCAGGGAGCTTACGGACTTGCATTCGGACTGGAAACAGATCTGGGTAATATCAGAAGCGGAGTATCTGTAGGCACTTTCAGCTGGGGTGGCTACTTTAATACGTCCTATTGGGCCGATCCGCAAGAACAACTGATCGGGATCATCATGAAGCAGACCCGGGGAAATTACGGAGATCAGAGCAGCGGTAAGTTCGGGGTACTGGTCCGCTCAGCTGTGGATGATTAG
- a CDS encoding amidohydrolase family protein, translating to MKALFTVLILLIAAVQGNTQDRLPIIDMHMHAFPADQQGPPPLALCSPMEEFPAWDQRKPYGEVWMDILKNPTCEDPMWSPETDEELRNQTIEVMKEHNIIGMISGTPDFVNTWMNAAPGRFYSGLNFNAASRRYSVDSVRALYEAGRLDVLAEITNQYSGMDPTDERMDPYWKMAEELDIPVGIHIGPGPPGVIYLGATGYRARLHSPLTLEEVLVKYPRLRVYVMHAGYPMLDDMLAVLYAHPQVYVGLGVIIFTRPKKDFYRYLERIIDAGFGNRILFGSDQMVWPEAIERSIETINNASFLTEQHKRDIFYNNAARFLRLSDEEISAHHGM from the coding sequence ATGAAAGCATTATTTACTGTCTTAATTCTACTGATAGCTGCAGTTCAGGGTAATACACAAGATCGACTTCCCATCATTGATATGCACATGCATGCCTTTCCGGCCGACCAGCAGGGACCTCCTCCCCTTGCACTCTGTTCACCGATGGAAGAGTTTCCTGCCTGGGATCAAAGGAAGCCATATGGCGAAGTTTGGATGGATATACTGAAAAATCCTACCTGTGAGGATCCAATGTGGTCTCCGGAAACGGATGAAGAGTTGAGAAATCAGACCATAGAAGTTATGAAGGAGCACAACATCATCGGGATGATAAGCGGAACTCCTGATTTTGTAAATACCTGGATGAATGCGGCTCCGGGTAGATTTTACTCAGGGCTGAATTTTAATGCTGCCTCCCGAAGATATTCCGTTGATTCCGTGCGGGCATTATATGAAGCCGGACGGCTGGATGTATTGGCAGAGATCACCAATCAATACAGTGGTATGGATCCGACGGATGAACGAATGGATCCCTATTGGAAAATGGCAGAAGAACTGGATATCCCGGTAGGTATTCATATAGGTCCGGGCCCTCCAGGTGTGATCTACCTGGGTGCAACGGGATATCGGGCTCGATTACACAGCCCCTTAACTTTAGAAGAAGTACTTGTCAAATACCCCCGGCTCCGCGTCTATGTAATGCATGCTGGGTATCCAATGCTGGATGATATGCTGGCAGTATTATATGCCCACCCTCAGGTTTATGTCGGATTGGGAGTTATAATATTCACCCGGCCTAAAAAGGACTTCTATCGTTACCTCGAAAGAATAATTGATGCAGGGTTTGGAAACCGGATCCTCTTTGGTTCCGATCAGATGGTATGGCCGGAGGCCATTGAGAGGTCGATCGAGACTATCAATAATGCTTCCTTTCTGACCGAACAACATAAAAGAGATATATTCTATAATAATGCGGCCCGTTTTCTAAGACTGAGCGATGAAGAGATCTCCGCTCATCACGGGATGTAG
- a CDS encoding DUF6090 family protein, which yields MITLFRRIRQKLIDSGSLTRYLLYAIGEILLVVIGILIALQVNNWNEVRKTENRRIQLLENIRSDYLSNELRLNEAYLDSYHINTNTQRFMELLSYEPETATYDSLLKYGTGFIGVTTFSPVNSSYLTAQSTGDIGLIEDKELLESFIEYQKALDWLNFHVELSGNMVYLGNIQKMREQLGSLYVIFNAEDPDPFPATFNMSENEFRSFFQLPKSYAAVESMYWINRNVLRSINNMQNINENILDKIDELLEESQ from the coding sequence ATGATCACCTTATTCCGAAGAATACGCCAAAAACTGATCGATTCAGGATCATTAACCAGGTACCTGCTCTACGCCATCGGTGAGATCCTGCTGGTGGTGATCGGTATACTCATTGCCCTGCAGGTGAACAACTGGAATGAGGTAAGAAAGACAGAGAATCGAAGAATTCAATTACTGGAGAATATTCGATCGGATTACCTTAGCAACGAACTCAGGCTTAACGAGGCCTACTTAGATTCGTATCATATCAATACGAATACCCAAAGGTTCATGGAATTATTGTCGTATGAACCAGAGACCGCAACCTATGATAGTTTACTCAAATACGGCACTGGTTTTATTGGGGTAACTACCTTCAGTCCGGTCAATTCAAGTTACCTTACGGCACAATCCACCGGAGACATCGGCTTGATCGAGGATAAGGAATTGCTGGAGTCTTTTATTGAATATCAGAAGGCTCTGGACTGGCTCAATTTCCATGTGGAGCTATCAGGGAATATGGTCTATTTAGGAAATATTCAGAAGATGAGGGAGCAACTGGGAAGCTTGTATGTAATATTCAATGCAGAAGATCCAGACCCTTTTCCGGCAACATTCAACATGAGCGAGAATGAATTCAGATCCTTTTTTCAGCTTCCAAAGAGTTATGCAGCAGTCGAGAGCATGTACTGGATCAATCGAAATGTTTTAAGAAGCATAAATAACATGCAGAATATAAATGAGAATATTCTGGATAAAATTGATGAATTATTGGAAGAATCCCAGTGA
- a CDS encoding DUF6090 family protein, with product MITLFRRIREKLIKSGSLTKYLLYAIGEILLVVIGILIALQVNNWNEERRDSDLESNYLTLLKEELQNNADFIQRFYLDRYERKASALNMVRDHYQGTYAIEDSLAYALEVGYGAVFSTQAIISNAAVYQEIISTGNLTVISDEDLRYQLMQYYSLMDSYMTGLKEYKSGYLLKVNSLRPFSYEYPDRIDPFDMRLLIRQTNTEEFYLMANGELSYADQAINFVTDLKNRAEQIIIRIDEVQDTG from the coding sequence ATGATCACACTCTTTAGGCGAATACGGGAAAAACTAATTAAGTCAGGGTCGTTGACAAAATACCTGCTCTACGCCATTGGTGAGATCCTGCTGGTGGTGATCGGGATCCTTATTGCATTGCAGGTGAATAACTGGAATGAGGAAAGAAGAGACAGTGATCTGGAATCCAATTATCTCACTCTCCTAAAGGAAGAACTTCAGAATAATGCCGATTTCATTCAGAGGTTCTATCTGGACCGCTATGAACGTAAGGCGAGTGCCCTCAACATGGTCCGGGATCATTATCAGGGCACCTATGCGATTGAAGATTCGCTAGCCTACGCGTTGGAGGTGGGATATGGTGCGGTTTTTTCCACTCAGGCGATCATTTCAAATGCTGCCGTGTATCAGGAAATTATCAGTACCGGAAACCTGACCGTGATCTCAGATGAGGACCTGAGGTATCAGTTAATGCAGTATTACAGTCTGATGGATTCGTACATGACCGGATTAAAAGAATACAAATCCGGGTATTTACTCAAGGTCAACAGTTTAAGGCCTTTTAGTTATGAGTATCCTGATCGCATCGACCCTTTTGATATGCGTCTGCTGATTCGGCAAACCAATACCGAAGAATTTTATCTCATGGCCAACGGGGAGCTGAGTTATGCGGATCAGGCCATTAACTTTGTGACCGATCTGAAGAACCGGGCTGAACAAATAATTATTCGTATCGATGAAGTTCAGGATACAGGGTAA
- a CDS encoding DUF5060 domain-containing protein, with protein sequence MKSKNIILLGVSALFFLSCVSKQNSIPQIQQWHPYTLSFDGPNTSEYNAENPFLHYLLLVEFEHKETKKVIRGYYAADGNAAETSADSGSIWQVRFNPEYLGVWEYKASLFSGDSIAISQNLELAEEITLPNDKGMFEVIPSQKETPDFRARGRIIADDGYFRFEESGDYFLKVGADSPENFLAFQDFDNTYRMETSNKDGEARTTGQIHFYEPHVQDWNPGDPTWKNGKGKAIIGATNYLSSKGMNVIYFLTLNIDGDGKDVWMYRNTDDFFRFDVSKLEQWEILFQHMQSKGIILHLVLQETENETMLDGGYIGPARKLYFQELIARFGHHNALIWNLGEENGPAPWVGTGAQTDAQRKAAATFFKKNDPYNHPVIIHTLPTEDLRESVLDSLLGFADLDGISLQHHDREGAADAILALKEKGLNAGHDWLVSMDEIGMWHTGAKVDTADPGHPSLMHLVLWGSLLSGAAGVEWYFGANSAHNDLTSEDWRQRDQLWEITNHAKIFFNDYLNYWEMKPDHGLISVPKSFCLAKHNEIYAAYIPSYSQASIDLRKTSGDFDIFWYDPLHGGELRTGSLMQVQGGSERDLGYPPTKTKKDWVVLIRKR encoded by the coding sequence ATGAAATCAAAAAATATCATACTGTTGGGTGTTTCGGCTTTATTTTTTCTGAGTTGTGTTAGTAAACAAAACTCTATTCCACAGATTCAGCAGTGGCATCCCTATACCTTATCATTTGATGGCCCGAATACCTCAGAATACAATGCTGAAAATCCATTTTTGCATTACTTATTGCTCGTTGAATTTGAGCATAAAGAAACGAAGAAAGTAATTCGGGGTTATTATGCTGCAGATGGTAACGCAGCTGAGACGAGCGCAGATTCGGGATCAATTTGGCAAGTCCGGTTCAATCCTGAATATCTCGGAGTATGGGAATATAAAGCTTCTCTATTCAGTGGGGATAGTATTGCCATATCGCAAAACCTTGAATTAGCAGAAGAAATCACACTTCCCAATGATAAAGGTATGTTTGAAGTGATCCCTTCTCAAAAAGAAACTCCTGATTTTCGAGCGCGCGGAAGAATAATTGCCGATGATGGTTACTTTAGATTTGAAGAGTCCGGCGATTATTTCCTAAAAGTCGGTGCAGATAGTCCTGAGAACTTTTTGGCCTTTCAGGATTTTGATAATACTTATCGGATGGAAACCTCCAATAAAGATGGTGAGGCCCGGACTACAGGTCAAATACACTTCTATGAGCCCCATGTACAGGACTGGAATCCCGGCGACCCAACCTGGAAAAATGGAAAAGGAAAAGCAATAATTGGCGCAACCAATTACCTGTCATCTAAAGGAATGAATGTGATCTACTTCCTCACTTTGAACATAGATGGGGACGGAAAGGATGTATGGATGTATAGGAATACCGATGATTTTTTCCGCTTTGATGTAAGCAAATTAGAACAATGGGAGATCCTGTTTCAGCACATGCAATCAAAGGGTATTATTCTCCATTTAGTATTGCAGGAAACTGAGAATGAAACCATGCTTGATGGCGGCTACATTGGACCTGCCCGGAAATTATATTTTCAGGAATTGATCGCTCGGTTTGGACATCATAATGCTTTGATCTGGAATTTAGGGGAAGAAAATGGTCCCGCTCCCTGGGTTGGAACTGGAGCCCAGACTGATGCCCAGCGAAAAGCAGCTGCCACATTTTTCAAAAAAAATGACCCATATAATCACCCCGTTATTATTCACACTTTGCCTACTGAAGATCTACGAGAGTCGGTCTTAGATAGCTTGCTTGGGTTTGCCGATTTAGATGGAATTTCATTACAGCATCACGACCGAGAGGGCGCTGCTGATGCTATATTAGCTCTTAAAGAAAAGGGATTGAATGCCGGACACGATTGGCTTGTATCTATGGATGAAATTGGAATGTGGCATACCGGCGCTAAAGTCGATACAGCCGACCCAGGTCACCCCAGCCTTATGCATTTAGTGCTTTGGGGCTCATTATTATCAGGGGCTGCTGGTGTTGAATGGTATTTTGGGGCCAACAGTGCACACAATGATTTGACATCCGAAGATTGGAGACAGCGAGATCAATTATGGGAAATTACCAACCATGCAAAAATATTTTTTAATGACTATCTCAATTATTGGGAAATGAAACCCGATCACGGGTTAATAAGCGTACCCAAAAGTTTTTGTTTGGCGAAACACAACGAGATCTATGCCGCTTATATCCCCAGCTATTCTCAAGCATCCATAGATCTACGTAAGACCTCTGGTGATTTCGATATATTCTGGTATGACCCATTACATGGAGGTGAACTGCGAACCGGTTCTTTAATGCAGGTTCAGGGAGGAAGTGAGCGAGACCTTGGTTACCCACCAACAAAGACCAAAAAAGACTGGGTTGTTCTGATACGAAAACGCTGA